In Dehalococcoidia bacterium, one DNA window encodes the following:
- a CDS encoding citrate synthase, with protein MTMVKASEDGYVPGLAGVPVTKSEISDIDGHRGILKLRGYAIEELAEKSTYEETAYLVLKGELPSRQELDQFKSELAAHRAVEPGIIEMMKAYPKNAHPMSALQTSIASMALFYPRTVDDEEVNHQACCRLIAQVPTLVAAFHNIRQGKEPVAPREDLSCSANFLYMLHGEAPPPLVERTFDVCLILHVEHTVNASTFTAMVTSSTLADPYGTIAAAVASLGGPLHGGANERVLQMLEEIGSVERVEAVINEKIARKEVIYGMGHREYKTMDPRARILKSLVKPLFEEFGPTPLYDIAVEVEKVATARLGERGIWPNVDFYSGIVYDRMGIPIDLFTPVFAVSRIAGWVAHWREQIANNRLFRPTQIYQGHGDRAYVPLELRG; from the coding sequence ATGACGATGGTCAAGGCGTCGGAAGATGGGTACGTGCCGGGGCTGGCGGGCGTGCCCGTTACCAAGTCAGAGATAAGCGACATCGACGGCCACCGGGGCATCCTCAAGCTCAGGGGCTACGCGATCGAGGAGCTGGCCGAGAAGAGCACGTACGAGGAAACGGCCTACCTCGTGCTCAAGGGGGAGCTGCCCAGCAGGCAGGAACTGGACCAGTTCAAAAGCGAGCTGGCGGCGCATCGAGCAGTCGAGCCTGGCATCATCGAGATGATGAAGGCATACCCCAAGAACGCGCACCCTATGTCCGCCCTCCAGACCAGCATCGCCTCGATGGCTCTTTTCTACCCGCGCACCGTCGATGACGAGGAGGTCAATCACCAAGCGTGCTGCCGGCTTATCGCGCAGGTGCCGACGCTCGTCGCCGCCTTCCACAACATCCGCCAAGGGAAGGAGCCGGTCGCTCCCCGCGAAGACCTGAGCTGCTCGGCGAACTTCCTCTACATGCTCCACGGCGAGGCGCCGCCGCCGCTTGTCGAGCGCACCTTCGACGTCTGCCTCATCCTGCACGTCGAGCACACGGTCAACGCCTCGACGTTCACCGCCATGGTAACAAGCTCGACGCTCGCCGATCCGTACGGCACCATCGCTGCCGCCGTCGCCTCGCTCGGGGGCCCGCTGCACGGAGGCGCAAACGAGCGCGTGCTGCAAATGCTGGAGGAGATCGGCTCGGTCGAGCGGGTCGAAGCGGTGATAAACGAAAAGATCGCCCGCAAAGAGGTGATCTACGGCATGGGCCACCGTGAGTACAAGACGATGGACCCGCGCGCCCGCATCCTCAAGAGCCTGGTCAAGCCGCTCTTCGAGGAGTTCGGCCCCACGCCGCTGTACGACATCGCCGTCGAGGTCGAGAAGGTCGCGACGGCGCGGCTGGGAGAGCGCGGCATCTGGCCCAACGTCGACTTCTACTCGGGCATCGTGTACGACCGCATGGGCATCCCCATCGACCTGTTTACGCCCGTGTTCGCCGTCTCGCGCATCGCCGGCTGGGTCGCGCACTGGAGGGAGCAGATCGCCAACAACAGGCTCTTCCGGCCGACACAGATATACCAGGGCCACGGCGACCGCGCCTACGTCCCGCTCGAGCTGCGCGGCTAG